The region GATTAAAATTTTTATTATCATGTCCTCCTGCAAGTTTGTTCGCATGACCAACTTTTCTCATGACTTCTGGGGGCATTCTTTTTTCATATTCATCGAGTGTGTTTTGTAGAGCTTGTGATGCATCTATATTCATTTGGTTAGAAAGTTTCAATAGAAGAAATAAAGTGTCTCCAATAAAATCTGATGCTTCTTCTTTCTTATTTTCTATAACTTCCTTTTGTTTTTCATCATCTATCCATTTAATTAAACCCC is a window of Candidatus Spechtbacterales bacterium DNA encoding:
- a CDS encoding MazG nucleotide pyrophosphohydrolase domain-containing protein, which encodes MKIKEAQNKIKGFDIARGWDNNWNLKDLSLNITEEVGEFWGLIKWIDDEKQKEVIENKKEEASDFIGDTLFLLLKLSNQMNIDASQALQNTLDEYEKRMPPEVMRKVGHANKLAGGHDNKNFNLEENKD